One Cucumis sativus cultivar 9930 chromosome 1, Cucumber_9930_V3, whole genome shotgun sequence DNA segment encodes these proteins:
- the LOC101211128 gene encoding protein NOI4, with translation MSDVQPSLTISTVALVTNYCVLLLTNLSFSILYCSHSLFSLSVFGLLLSDPRPFRPAIMASQDKGRALPKFGDWDVNNPASAEGFTVIFNKARNEKKTTGTAANMVPQERNEPVFNNESYPQYPPPKKRWFCCG, from the exons ATGAGCGACGTGCAACCGTCGTTAACAATCTCAACTGTCGCTCTCGTAACAAACTATTGTGTGTTACTGTTGACAAATTTGTCCTTTTCCATCCTGTATTGCTCGCactctcttttttccctttccgTTTTTGGTCTTCTCCTCTCCGATCCACGGCCCTTTCGTCCTGCAATCATGGCATCG CAGGACAAGGGTCGTGCATTGCCAAAGTTCGGTGATTGGGATGTAAATAATCCTGCATCTGCAGAAGGATTTACAGTCATATTTAACAAGGCTAGAAATGAGAAGAAGACCACTGGAACTGCTGCCAATATGGTTCCTCAAGAAAGAAATGAACCTGTCTTCAACAATGAGAGTTACCCTCAGTATCCTCCACCCAAG AAGAGGTGGTTTTGCTGTGGTTGA
- the LOC101211378 gene encoding probable phosphopantothenoylcysteine decarboxylase has translation MAYPKSANAEREVMQVNNVQRKPRILLAASGSVASIKFGNLYHSFAEWADVRAVATRASLHFIDRASLPKDAVLYTDEDEWTGWNKIGDSVLHIELRRWADIMVIAPLSANTLGKIAGGLCDNLLTCVVRAWDYNKPLFVAPAMNTFMWTNPFTERHLIAIDELGITLIPPVTKRLACGDYGNGAMAEPSLIFSTVRLFYESRMQQSAKNGE, from the exons ATGGCGTATCCAAAATCTGCTAATGCAGAACGGGAGGTAATGCAAGTTAATAATGTTCAGAGGAAACCAAGGATTTTACTTGCTGCCAGTGGAAGTGTAGCTTCGATTAAATTTGGGAATCTCTACCATTCTTTTGCTGAATGGGCAGACGTTAGAGCAGTGGCTACTAGGGCCTCTTTACACTTCATCGATCGAGCATCTCTTCCTAAGGATGCTGTTCTTTACACCGATGAGGATGAGTGGACTGGTTGGAACAAAATTGGAGACAGTGTTCTTCATATTGAGCTTCGCCGGTGGGCCGATATCATGGTTATTGCCCCTTTATCTGCAAACACGCTCGGCAAG ATTGCTGGTGGATTATGCGACAATCTATTGACTTGCGTTGTGCGAGCATGGGACTATAACAAACCACTCTTTGTTGCGCCTGCAATGAATACCTTTATGTGGACCAACCCTTTCACTGAGCGGCATCTCATTGCAATCGATGAACTTGGGATAACTCTTATACCACCTGTTACGAAGAGGCTGGCTTGTGGGGACTATGGCAATGGTGCAATGGCTGAACCTTCCTTAATCTTCTCTACTGTGAGACTCTTCTATGAGTCACGAATGCAACAAAGTGCCAAAAATGGTGAGTAG
- the LOC101211626 gene encoding GDSL esterase/lipase At3g48460, which yields MVWLCLMLVLYKQQRTCTKFKSRVKQKNLEMMVTLTYCSAIFILLFAFASASPTATETHPRLFNKIYAFGDSFTDTGNTRSVSGPSGFGHVSNPPYGSTFFHHPTNRYSDGRLVIDFVAQSLSLPLLPPYRYLKGNDSFHGVNFAVAGSTAINHEFYVRNNLSIDITPQSIQTQLLWFNKFLETQGCRGEETKAQCEAAFDDALLWVGEIGVNDYAYSFGSPISPDTIRKLGVASVTGVLQSLLKKGAKYMVVQGLPPSGCLALSMSLASVDDRDDIGCVRSLNNQTYVHSMALQASLQSLRRQFPEAVIIYADYWNAYRTVIKNPNKYGFSERFKACCGVGEPYNFELFTVCGMSSVSSCKTPSEYINWDGVHLTEAMYKVVHDMLIEGGFTHPPFSNLLDMKRH from the exons ATGGTTTGGTTATGTCTAATGTTAGTACTATATAAACAACAGAGAACATGCACAAAGTTTAAGAGCCGAGTTAAGCAAAAGAACCTTGAAATGATGGTGACTTTAACATATTGCAGTGCCATCTTTATTCTGTTGTTTGCTTTTGCTTCAGCTTCTCCAACTGCAACCGAGACACATCCACGTCTCTTCAATAAGATCTACGCCTTTGGAGACTCGTTTACGGACACCGGCAATACAAGGTCTGTTTCAGGGCCAAGTGGATTTGGCCATGTATCGAATCCTCCTTATGGGAGTACCTTCTTTCACCACCCGACCAACCGATATTCAGATGGACGACTGGTGATTGACTTTGTAGCCCAATCACTGTCCTTACCTCTCTTGCCACCTTACAGATATTTGAAGGGAAATGACTCCTTTCATGGGGTGAACTTTGCTGTTGCAGGATCCACAGCTATAAACCATGAATTCTATGTCAGAAACAACCTTAGCATTGACATTACTCCTCAATCTATCCAAACTCAGCTCCTTTGGTTCAACAAGTTCTTGGAAACTCAAGGATGTAGAGGGGAAGAGACAAAGGCACAGTGCGAAGCTGCATTTGATGATGCCTTGCTTTGGGTTGGTGAAATTGGAGTCAATGATTATGCTTATAGTTTTGGATCTCCTATCTCTCCTGATACCATCCGAAAGCTTGGTGTCGCCAGCGTTACAGGAGTTTTACAG TCTTTGCTGAAGAAAGGTGCAAAGTATATGGTTGTGCAAGGTTTACCACCAAGTGGATGTCTGGCATTATCAATGTCTCTAGCTTCTGTGGATGACAGAGACGATATCGGCTGCGTGAGGAGCCTAAACAACCAAACCTATGTTCATAGTATGGCTCTCCAAGCTTCATTGCAATCTTTAAGAAGACAGTTTCCTGAAGCTGTCATCATATATGCTGATTACTGGAACGCATATCGAACAGTTATTAAGAATCCCAACAAATACGGTTTCAGTGAGCGCTTCAAAGCCTGCTGTGGTGTCGGTGAACCGTACAACTTTGAGTTATTTACTGTCTGTGGAATGTCTTCTGTCAGTTCCTGCAAAACCCCATCTGAGTACATTAACTGGGATGGAGTTCACCTCACTGAAGCTATGTATAAAGTAGTCCATGACATGTTAATTGAAGGTGGATTTACCCATCCTCCTTTCAGTAACTTATTGGACATGAAACGCCACTAG
- the LOC101210315 gene encoding E3 ubiquitin-protein ligase AIRP2 isoform X1 yields MDCGLQKETIFKFFFYLIIFIRVALWHCIDNNNFKQRGCWIVIRGFLLAILTMISLSFLKLIFAMPMLSSFPRVKDGSSFQMKLVCNHLTPVILYLLQWVDCFCSFLPLSYFNLFHIVLYKVDFHGRPDISSYGRKATISEFYSVILPSLRRLCDYASQIESIEDLHKGMAISKRLEHKREFLDLEIEREDECGICFESRTKIVLPYCCHAMCTNCYHDWKSKSESCPFCRGSLKRVASGDLWVLTCGNDVVDPRTIMKEDMLRFYLFVNNLPEDTPDVLFLMDYEHLL; encoded by the exons ATGGACTGTGGGTTacagaaagaaacaatattcaaattcttcttctatttgATCATATTCATCCGTGTGGCGCTTTGGCATTGCATTGACAACAACAATTTCAAACAGAGAGGATGTTGGATTGTTATCAGAGGCTTTCTTCTGGCCATTCTTACAATGATTTCCTTGAGTTTCTTGAAGCTGATATTCGCCATGCCAATGCTTT CTTCATTTCCAAGAGTTAAGGATGGTTCATCCTTCCAGATGAAATTAGTTTGTAACCATTTGACACCAGTTATTCTTTACTTGCTTCAATGGGTGGATTGCTTCTGTTCCTTTCTACCTTTGAGCTACTTCAACCTATTCCACATAGTTCTGTACAAG GTGGACTTTCATGGAAGGCCAGATATCTCATCATACGGAAGGAAAGCAACTATAAGCGAATTCTACT CTGTTATATTACCATCCCTACGACGGCTTTGTGATTATGCATCACAGATAGAGAGCATTGAAGATCTCCACAAGGGAATGGCGATCTCAAAAAGATTAGAACACAAGAGGGAATTTTTAGATTTGGAGatagaaagagaagatgaatgtGGGATCTGTTTCGAGTCGCGTACCAAAATTGTCTTGCCATATTGTTGCCATGCCATGTGCACAAATTGCTACCACGATTG GAAATCAAAGTCAGAATCTTGCCCATTCTGCCGAGGAAGTTTGAAGAGAGTAGCCTCAGGGGATCTGTGGGTTCTCACATGTGGTAACGACGTGGTTGACCCCCGTACTATTATGAAAGAAGATATGTTACGCTTCTACCTTTTTGTAAACAACCTACCTGAAGATACTCCTGATGTTCTATTCTTAATGGACTATGAACACTTATTGTAA
- the LOC101210315 gene encoding E3 ubiquitin-protein ligase AIRP2 isoform X2, translating to MLDCYQRLSSGHSYNDFLEFLEADIRHANAFAASFPRVKDGSSFQMKLVCNHLTPVILYLLQWVDCFCSFLPLSYFNLFHIVLYKVDFHGRPDISSYGRKATISEFYSVILPSLRRLCDYASQIESIEDLHKGMAISKRLEHKREFLDLEIEREDECGICFESRTKIVLPYCCHAMCTNCYHDWKSKSESCPFCRGSLKRVASGDLWVLTCGNDVVDPRTIMKEDMLRFYLFVNNLPEDTPDVLFLMDYEHLL from the exons ATGTTGGATTGTTATCAGAGGCTTTCTTCTGGCCATTCTTACAATGATTTCCTTGAGTTTCTTGAAGCTGATATTCGCCATGCCAATGCTTT TGCAGCTTCATTTCCAAGAGTTAAGGATGGTTCATCCTTCCAGATGAAATTAGTTTGTAACCATTTGACACCAGTTATTCTTTACTTGCTTCAATGGGTGGATTGCTTCTGTTCCTTTCTACCTTTGAGCTACTTCAACCTATTCCACATAGTTCTGTACAAG GTGGACTTTCATGGAAGGCCAGATATCTCATCATACGGAAGGAAAGCAACTATAAGCGAATTCTACT CTGTTATATTACCATCCCTACGACGGCTTTGTGATTATGCATCACAGATAGAGAGCATTGAAGATCTCCACAAGGGAATGGCGATCTCAAAAAGATTAGAACACAAGAGGGAATTTTTAGATTTGGAGatagaaagagaagatgaatgtGGGATCTGTTTCGAGTCGCGTACCAAAATTGTCTTGCCATATTGTTGCCATGCCATGTGCACAAATTGCTACCACGATTG GAAATCAAAGTCAGAATCTTGCCCATTCTGCCGAGGAAGTTTGAAGAGAGTAGCCTCAGGGGATCTGTGGGTTCTCACATGTGGTAACGACGTGGTTGACCCCCGTACTATTATGAAAGAAGATATGTTACGCTTCTACCTTTTTGTAAACAACCTACCTGAAGATACTCCTGATGTTCTATTCTTAATGGACTATGAACACTTATTGTAA
- the LOC101210561 gene encoding B3 domain-containing protein Os01g0905400 — translation MSSKLKACTKCTQRCLHLHRKTGNLSSVTSFFKVMFGDHFSEVLYFPPLFAATVSRLVNKKVVLEDALGEQWNITVSDCEGSLAFQEGWNAFSSEHGLETGDFLIFNYIMDLHFNVSIYTKTGCEKIEFPKKRNMRKRTSTGPLLETTNEGLTNPQASYPSVGSESNMALSQDKRIMAGSQNMNVNWNKRQKSRRNDEGRGLLCETDVVDDSYCFINQNKDVGLEDNRSPLLDLFFMEMQMVNPSTKKNTTKIVAEDELNPNCTSSSANAAIIVPLVNDTLVDIKGEKEALPLDTSANKMIDKIQCFEQANIKMSVSDTDPCHDKTIEVPFISAAKYSDTNVERFCETPLKMVKACQNVPAICNTPSTITRHDLGSNEKRTSSTEHCCSVKQEYAPNSKEVRKWDVTNIIKKESLEIKTEVNNFGDSIKQILEPKVIKEEYIEMSNQSGRDNDDDNNYENPIETPAHISCIVAKDTLSFLELPTSLHLSYSRGRRNPEKKKIVLLRDPRKRLWPILYHEMPNVKVLTSGWEAFRSGNEIQSGDECLFRIEDEVERIFEVSIRKCKN, via the exons ATGAGCAGCAAGTTAAAAGCCTGTACAAAATGCACCCAAAGATGCTTACATCTTCATAGAAAGACAGGGAATTTATCATCCGTTACGTCATTCTTCAAAGTGATGTTTGGAGATCACTTTTCTGAAGTTTTG TACTTCCCGCCTCTGTTCGCTGCTACAGTGTCAAGGTTGGTTAATAAAAAGGTTGTTCTGGAGGATGCTCTTGGAGAACAATGGAACATTACAGTCTCTGATTGTGAAGGATCCCTTGCCTTTCAAGAAGGATGGAATGCTTTTTCATCAGAGCATGGTCTAGAAACTGGAGATTTTTTGATCTTCAATTACATTATGGACTTGCACTTCAATGTTAGTATCTACACTAAAACTGGTTGTGAAAAAATAGAGTTCCCTAAAAAGCGCAATATGAGGAAAAGAACTAGCACTGGTCCTTTACTTGAGACAACAAATGAAGGTTTGACAAATCCGCAAGCTTCATACCCCTCTGTGGGTTCTGAATCCAATATGGCATTATCTCAAGATAAACGTATCATGGCTGGTTCCCAAAACATGAATGTAAACTGGAACAAAAGGCAAAAATCCAGGAGGAATGATGAAGGGCGTGGACTTCTCTGTGAAACAGACGTCGTTGATGATTCATATTGTTTCATCAACCAAAACAAGGATGTAGGACTGGAGGATAACAGAAGCCCTTTACTTGACTTGTTTTTCATGGAAATGCAGATGGTCAATCCCTCCACCAAGAAGAATACCACAAAAATTGTTGCTGAGGATGAGTTAAATCCTAACTGTACTTCCTCTTCAGCGAATGCTGCAATCATTGTCCCCCTAGTTAACGATACTCTAGTAGATATAAAAGGAGAGAAGGAAGCATTGCCTTTGGATACATCTGCTAACAAGATGATTGATAAAATTCAGTGTTTTGAGCAGGCTAACATAAAGATGAGTGTCTCTGACACCGATCCTTGCCATGACAAGACTATTGAGGTTCCTTTTATTTCAGCTGCAAAATATTCTGATACAAATGTTGAGCGTTTTTGTGAAACACcattaaaaatggtaaaagcCTGCCAGAATGTACCAGCAATATGCAATACACCATCAA CAATTACAAGACATGATCTGGGGTCTAATGAGAAACGTACTTCTTCCACTGAACATTGCTGTAGTGTAAAACAGGAGTACGCTCCAAATTCCAAAGAAGTTAGAAAAT GGGACGTGACAAATATCATTAAGAAGGAATCATTGGAAATTAAAACTGAAGTGAACAACTTTGGAGACTCCATTAAACAAATAC TGGAGCCAAAAGTCATTAAGGAGGAGTACATTGAGATGTCTAATCAAAGTGGTAGAGATAATGATGATGacaataattatgaaaatccGATAGAAACTCCAGCCCATATCTCCTGTATAGTAGCTAAAGATACTCTATCTTTTCTG GAACTGCCGACAAGTTTGCACCTATCATATTCGAGAGGCCGAAGAAAtccagagaagaagaagatagtgCTTCTTCGGGATCCCAGAAAGAGACTGTGGCCAATTCTTTACCATGAAATGCCTAATGTTAAAGTTCTAACTAGTGGCTGGGAAGCCTTTCGCTCTGGAAATGAAATCCAATCTGGGGACGAGTGTTTGTTTCGCATTGAGGACGAGGTCGAGCGCATATTTGAAGTTAGTATTAGGAAATGTAAAAACTAG